The genomic region TAGGGAGCTCAAACGAAATTAAAAGTTCAGAGGGCAAAGTAAaatgagttggaaagttcaaaTTCATGGAGATTGATGTAGAGAGAATAAGTCCAAACCCTTACGGATGCCCTTGAAATTATAAAATCTGCAATATTACAGCTTATCCCTTCaaacagaagagagagagagagagagagagagagagagagagaggttggaAAATGACATTCACAAAGTAGAGAAGTCTTCATCAATAGAGAGAAATTCTTAAAGAATAAACAAACAAGCCGTAGTAGTGTCATTGTACAGAGCATTACGAAACTAAGAGAGTACAAATTGGTTTCTGTAGAGTCGGTACCAATTGCCACCACATCATCCCAAACTAATAAACGGAGATGCCAATGGaaaccaaatccaaaaggaATGGTTTCAAATCGATTTTTTACCAGAAGAAGCTAACGAGGATAACACCGTGGACTCATATTATACATACGCCACAGTGACAAACTGATGTGTGTCTAAGTGAGACTAGTAGCGACGCCGGAGAAAAAGAAATAAGGGCCCTCCAACTCCAATTCCGAAAGCTGTGTTGTTAAACTTTCATGGTTTGGGGCTTCTGTAAATTCTCTTCTCTGTATAACAACCTTCTCTTGTTTGAACCGTAACCTTGATACTGGTAGATAATGCTGTACAGGCACTGCTTCAGCAGCATTATGTCAAATCCTTCTATAAATCTCAAATCTGTTGGTCTAGATTTCACGCCGGCAAAACGCTGGTACTCCTCAAACACAGAAGACAAACACCAATTCTGAAATTTTCGTAGGCAACCAACAAGACAACCTGTCCGATGCTGTAACAACAAAATTGCAAACACAACGTGAGAAAGAACTGCCATAATCCAAAAATCGTCATAATCCTAAGAGTTCCAGCCATTAACAAGAGAAAGTGCATATCAGTGTATCAGTTTGAAATTCAAGGAGGCCCTATTGTGATGCTACTCCAAATATATTATCTGTTGTTATATGAGGTTGTAGTATTATAGAGAAGGTTAGTGTTTTCCGCCCATTCAAAAGATAAACCTAGAAACACTGATAAACTATATGACAACAAAAGATAAATTCTTATAGAAAAATCTCTCACTGAGAACAAATACATcaaatactttttattttttaaattttttgttaaactaGTGTATTCAGGTCTTTGACCTGACTAATCACTAGGCCCCCTGCCTAACCCCACAACATTTGGGGGACGAGAAACTCTAGCATTTGCTAGGTGGGTACCGTGGGAGAGAGTCAAACCCTAGACCACTTGGGAGCAAACGAAGGACTTGACCGCTAGACCAATAACTCTTAGGTTCATTAAATAGTTAAAGTATGACATTCAGTTTCTGAAGCTTTGCATGTTAAACGGTAGGAACCTGAGCAAAGCCAACCCGTTTTGGGAAATGACAGAGACTATCCTAATTTTAGAGAACCAGACCTTATAGATTATCCCCCTACTCTTTCCCCTTTATCTAATAATAAGGTAAGCTCGTTGGATCCTCCTCATCCTCGGAACTGAAAAAAAGAGTTAGAAACTCTCCATAATATTAACAATGATCAACGACAAGAATGAAATGCTTACATCCAAGCTCAAATCAAACATACTAAATTCAGTTCCCTGAAAACTCCTTTTGATTTGGTGAACAATGAAATGAATGCTAAAATGAGGCTAATGAGCTATGAAGAAACAACTACTGTATCATAAGCCACTATGTAGCAGTGAAACAAATTATATTAATGGCTGAAAATTAAATAGAACTTCAAAAACTTACCTTTCCACGCTTGCAGTGGATCAAAACTGGATGATTTCTCCCATCTAGAAATACGAAATACTTACGGTTAGAACTTATGAAGTGCGAAGAATTTAAATACAAagctaaatataaaaaagaaggCGGAACTGTCATATTAGTCCAGTACCAATAAGGATTTTCAGAGCCTCTAAGATGGTATCCTTAAGAATAGATACAGAAGGCTCCTGCATACAGACATGGTCATAAACCTATCAGCACAACACATTATACAACATAGCCCATATTCCATCAAATGTCATCCAAGCATGTCGTTCCCCattcaattaaaacataataatcGTAATAATGCTTCTAGCATTTACTGATGTGTGTGCTTGCATTAGCATATATCAAGAGCAAACAAATAGCATGTATGAATCTCACAAAAAGATGTAAACTGAACAATTTCGGCAAGCAATCaccgagagggagagagagtatTACCGTCTTTCCCTCAATTCCAAACTGGAGTAGCCGAATATTTTGAGACCGAAGAAACTCCAAATTCTCCTCTGGGTACGGCTCGGGACACAAATATCTGCACCAAAAGCCGGAATTAATCACAATAAACGCTACATTCTCAATAAAGCAAATAAACTGATTTCTCTCTAGAAACAACTCAGACAACTCTCAACTAGCTTCTTGCTTTTCTTTCCCTCCATTTTCTTAGCAATCAAACGGTCTCAGTAAGTAAAAACAAATTCTTCAAACGAATCACAAACGTAACTCAGATTCTTTTTCAATGTAAAAACAGTTGGTTTATGCTAAAAACTCAGAAACAAATATTAAAAGATATTTCTTTTCCAAtagtttcctttctttctcacGTAATTCAATTATCCTTcagttttctcagcaaccaaacaccaTACAAATCACAATGCGACcttcaaacacacacacatggAGCGATAGATACATGCATACGAATAAAATGCGTATAGAAGATAGAGACTTTACATGATTGACCGGAGATTAAGCGATTTGAGGAAAGGAAAATTGGACGGCTGCGGGAAGCCGGATCTGAAAATGCCATCCTCCACCATCGAGAAATTGATGGGCGGTTCCAAAACGTCGTCGTACTCGTCGTTCTTCATCCCTCTTCCGATGTACGCGCAGAGAACAACACAGAATGCAGAGGGCAGGCGTTTCCTGTTACGAAATACAAGAGCAggaggaggcggaggaggaggtCATGGTTTTGGAGGGAGGGGAAGGAGGAAACGACGCCATTGAGGTTTCAGGATTTCATGTGAAAGCGATTGGATTTTGatttggatttggttttgggAAATGGATTTGGATTGCAACTTTCTTCAACGAGTCCGAGGTTTTTGTGGGCTTGTCCTCTCATTTTTTGGCACCTTTTATAATCTATTTTaccttcatttttttatataagaaaataataatttaaggtGAGAATTGGTTTTCGCaaatttttgttgttatttttgcaaatctttattaattattgttagtTAACTTTTGCGGATTTATTTAATCTGTTTGTCAGAAATTAACAGAAATGTGtaagaaaaaaatgtaaaatcagTCTTGCTTTAGAACTCGTAACTTCCTCTTgctatttttttagtttttgggcttttttgtttgtttatatttagTAAACCCATAATTTGGGAGGGTTTTAGTTTGAGATATGAAGTTTCCTTTGGTGTGTAATTCAAAACCGACCGCTCATTAAGTTTTAGATTTCTCAGGGGTTTGAGAAAATTTGTTGTTTggcaaaacaaattaaaccataCCCACCAAGTACCTTCATTTTTCTAATTAGCCAGCGATCacataattataatttataagaccatctccaatctaAAGCTGTCAAATGTCTCGTTTTAGCCCTCAGGCTctccaataaattaatattttaatgaacagtacatggtcatatttcttactatctccaaccgagggtcaaagggccaaacataatttattatttaaatttaaaaattacaactaaaatttaaaaaatacaacttaaatttaataactacaactaaaatttaaaaaatacaacttATATATTTCAAGTCAAATGTGAGAAGTTTTATTtagagtattaaaaaaaaagaaaaaaaaaaaaaaagaaaaaagaacgtGGGTGGGAGTGTTCCACATTGGCGGTGGAAGAGTCCCACATAGACTGTGGGAGAGGAAGtagggaaataaaaaaaaaaccaaaggaaGTGGGTGGGAGTCCCACTTCGGCAGTGGGAGGAATTTGAGCAGCCTCCAAAACTTATAAATAGAACTCCCAAACCttttaggcctcgtttggcagctcggactgtactgactatttctgtcggataggataaatagccaccggatagtactgactaaattagtcgggtgtttggtgcagtatcggactagcgatcgtattatttatactgtgtttgatattatactagataggaggcatcaaacttaaaaaaaaaaaaaaaatttaaatgaaatcatttttttgttcccaggtctctccgcaccccccaaacaccctccctctctctcccttcttcttccccgacgatagaagaatcccaaataattgttccccagctctctccgccacaccccccaaactccctccctttctctcccatattcttcttccccgactaaataatccggacgttttggttggttttattaagcgggTGTATACCGTATTATCCTATCCGACCGGTTAAATTAATCCGGTGCTTATTTAGTACGAGTGAACGCCAAACACCCGGGTCCGTATAACTAATCCTATCCGATCCTTTATCCGATGTGCCAAACAGGGCCTTAGTTAAACATACTTTGTGGGCCTATAATTAAATATTCTTTAAAACACTTTGGCCCAAAACCTTTAGTTAAACATTtctgtaaaaaataataataataaaataaaaaataaatagaaattataaCAGCTAGCTGACGTCAATAATTAGCGGTTGGAAATTCGAAATCCAGCCTAGCATGGGGCTGGCTAGTCGGTTGGCCCTTTGGcaatttcagattttgtggggcccacgagccctctgacctatccttcggttggagacggttttcgagTTATTTTTTACCCTCTAGACCCTTCtgttagagatggcctaaatTCGATCAATTGATCGAGACAACATGCATACTTCACTGTAATTAATTTTGAACTCTCTTCTTgataaattaaagtaatttagaATATTATATTGTTGGAAAGGAAAAACTTCAGAAAAATATAAGATTGATGGTGGTAAAAAGGAATAAGGCTGCCCATTGGCGAGTTGGAATGAGGTTGGACTGAGTCAATTATTTGATCCATTTTCCAAAAATTGACATATAGATTGAACAACACATGGTCTGCGCCATCGAGCAGGTGAGTCAAAATGGAAAATATTCTGTCGATAAGAGGCCATTTGCATAAGCGTCAAAATAAAGAGGAAATTTTGTGTCTTTTTCCCTGAGGTTCAATGGATTTCTTCACTACCTTTTTACGTCTCTTTTTTATAATGACAGTATCATTCAGAAGGGATTTCAGATTCGAAGTATTTTTAAATAGAATAAAGTGTCAAACACGTAaagaatatttttgtttatttactaagatatttcatcaaacacttggTGACTTGTTGTCGTTAATCAAATCATGTTTCATACATGTTAATGGATATTAACATATGCTAAAGCAATCTGATAAGTGATATCGAAAGAACTTATTGGTGCTTTTGATGCAACTTGTCGAGATATGTGTGGAAACATTATGAAAAGATCCGTACAAAACATTATAAAGTCATCAAAAGATCTTCTCAAATTCtctatatactaaaacccaaactCGGGTGGCACTGTTCTAGGGCAGTGTGCTTCCCTTTTTACCCCTGCTTGATTTGTATAATTTCGATTTTGCCTCTTCTCGACTCTTCTTCATTTTTGTCTCTCTGGGAAGGGAAAGATCTGGATGTACTCttcttttctcctctctctccgtCTGTGTTTGGGCATGGCTATTGGGTTTTCTTGGACGACAGCAGATACCTGCAGCGAAAGAAATCTCACCCTGCGGCACCGCCTCTCACGGAACCACCGCCGCCACCATCTTTCGGCTTGAATTTTGTGGGTTCTGAAGAGCCGCAGCGACATGCAAATATGTGGtacccttttcttctttctgtatttttttgtttaattttgtattttttattagaTGCATGGTGGATTTATAGTTGGTAACTATTAAATCGCTTTTGAATTGtgtttaatttggatttttgtgttttgaattttgaatttgcaGCCTGATCTTCCACTGGAGCATCCAAATTTTGCAGTTGTGTATCAAATGACAGCAACCtttacaaattcaaaatttgaagccAAGATACCACCGTCCATATACTTGCATCCCAAATATTGTTAAAAACGAAGAAACAATGTAAATATCCAAATTTTACATTTGGTTATAGCTTTTGTGTAAACGGAGCTTCCATTGAGCTCTTAGTTCTGGGTGTGTCTTTGTTTTCATAATCCTTTAGAGGTTTTGgaattttgagattttcttCGTGGATTTTGTTCATTGGCTTGCTTTGTTGtgaattttctgtttttttttgttttgttttttttgtttgtttttttttttttaatcttgaaCTGATAATATGCTATGCCTCTCAATTTCTAGCAGTGGATTTATGTTGTGATCTTTTGGTGATTAATTGGGTAATGATCTGCATGTGATTATTTATAgaatattcataattatttcaCAAGATTTGTGCTTCCACTtgccttccattttatttttttttctttgggagtcTGGAAAAATAGTGCATCTGTTTTTGGCTTAAAAGTTTTAAGATTTATATTCCACTTTGTATgtgatttgaaaattgaaaaatatatatgaattatTCTTAGTGCTTTGGTCATGAAGGGTATTAGCAGGTTGTTCCCCATATGagaaaatgattgaaaaagaagattttattttttattttttattatttgttggtTGATTTGTGTATGGACTATGTATTAACTTTTTCTTGGGATTTTGTATAGAGTGCTCTGTGGAAACAGCAATGCAAGGGCAGGATCTGATCGGTAGCACTCAAACAGGGGTTTgtttctcaaatcacgttcattAGTTAGATTATTAATGTGCTTTGGTAGGAGTTTTCaatatgattttataatttctctttttcttttttcggttTTTGAACTATCTATGTGATTTATGTTTgattataaagaaaaattaataaaacaaagaGATGCAGCACTTGGAAACATGGCTGCAAGTGATAAGTCAGAATCTTTGTTTTAAATCACTGTACTACATTTGTAGTGTATGCATGTGTAAGCGAAATTCAAATTGTAATACAGGATCTTAAGGCTGTGCAAAATGGTGTACAAAaatgcacacgagtcggaattGTGAAACGAAGTCAACTCTCACTTAGAAGTGTAAGTACTAGGAGGTCATCCTTGAGCAACCTAGCACGAGGAATTTAACCAACATGGTTGGATTTCTGAACTTCGTTatattttcatgtatttttcttATATAGAATGCGTCTATCTGGGGATCGAAACATGTcctttttctgaattttttagGGCATGAAAATTCAAGCTCGAGCGGTACCCCCATTTCATTGCAAATGAGACCATTCGACGATGGTAACCCAATGGCTTTCTCTGTTGTGTTTCCTTAATGAGTTAACAATTCCTTACTTTTTACTGAGTTTTTGGCTGTGTATTTTGTATTTCTGAGCTTCAAGGCACATTTGCCCAGTACATATAATTATTTTCGTAATTTAGTATTCAGCAGCGCTTGCCAATTTATtgcatgaaaattttgaatatcaATGTCAAACTCAATTATACTAGAAGTGGCTGTAAACACTAGAACAGCCTTCGGGCAATCCAGTCTTTAATTGCCTTCCACATAATTGATTTTCTATAATCACAGAtcatatttctttgattttgcatgaaattgACAATAGCCATAATTCGTAGTCTCGGCGGTTTGGAAAACATAtggtaaaccaatggataataaGTTTACCTGATTATCTATTTGTGcgtataaaatatttttttggaaatatGGTCATCTTTTCTGGTCTAGAAGGGGATCTACAATGCAATGTCAAAAAGAGTTTTTGAGTTTTAGTTTACTGGAAATGTAATGGAATATGtgtttatatttatatgagTTTGATGGTTATTACATCTTATTAGCTATGTTCCTTTTTAGAAGCTTTGATCAGAGCATTGCTCAGTGACAATTGTGATTGATCTTGATTGGGAACATTTTGGCATGGGTTGAGAGATAGCTTTTATGTCATACTTATAACATAGTTTTGCAACCCGCAGTATCGTGCGGGCTCAAATGCTagtatatttttcaaacttcaaatgATCTAGaaaccatgattgattttttagtgtaaaaatatgattttttgttaaagtaaacagtatcgggaacttttcgttaaagttcccttcaTTCTATCCGTGCAAACGTGACTTGAGAACGTATGTATATAGGTTGCAATTTGCAACTTTCATCTCTCTTGCTTGCAAGTTGGTTGAGTAGTACCTTCGCATTTCACTATAATTAAACACTTTATCTAGTTAGCTTctaattttgaaagaaaatggtggATGATCAACGGTCAAAATAGGCTGAATTGTTTGGGAAGCTTCTCGAAACTCATTTCATACATGGAACGTCAATTTGTATCTTATTATTGCATTTGGTTTGAAGATTTGTCCGATATTATTATTGATATTGTGCTAGTAGTGTAACAATATTTCTCATTTGCATTTGATAGTATTGGGCCAAGGAAGGTGGATTTTATTGAGAATTTGGATAGAACGTACATTCAAGCTGTTAAATTAAAAATGTATGTGGTGTATTCTAAAATTTTGTAGTGCAGCTGATAAGAAGTAATGAGTTGTGTCATGGTCCAACCAAAGTCGGTATCACCAGTAGCCCATTCAATCTAACCCAATACCAAAACGAAAATAAACACCAAATCTATGCTACCCCAACCACTTTGGaacccaaaagaagaaagaaagttttaacgaaaaatccacggtattattcattttaacgaaaaactacatttttacactaaaaagtcaaacctgatactattcactttaccctttattttgttcttatcattaaaactcagttttcaaaccctttccattagttttcttaaaGAAAAATGCAATATATTCATATGTGgaacaacataaaataaataaaagaaaaactaatgaaagttgtttgaaaactttgagttttaacgaaaatgacaaaaatgtgttgtaaatgaatagtattagaattaattttttaaaataaaaatatgatttttcattaaaataaataggATCAATAACTTTTCGTTAAATTTCCTATAAATAAAAAGGTAAATGTTGGATAAGGGATAAGGTTTTGGCGACACCTCATCCAATGAAATCAGAGGGGTCTCTGACAACCACAACATCTCACCACATTCGCAAGTATACTTCTTTGCCCAATATCTGACCTGTTCACTTCACTCTGCTCCTCTGCTCCTCTACCCTGCCATTCTTTGATTACAACTGTGTATCTTCTGCAACTGGTGCAAAAGCAGAGTGATGGCCTCAGCTTCTCCAATGGCCAGCCAGCTTAAATCCAACTTCACCTCTCCAATCACCACCAGACCTGCCTTGCTTTCTCCCAAGGGCCTCTCTGCCTCCCCACTCAGGCTCTTCCCTTCCAAGAGACTCTCTTCCTTCTCCATCAAGGCTGTCCAATCTGACAAGGTAATTTTACTTCTCCTTATCATACATTTTCACTTCATCTATGTAAGTATTACCGTCATCGACTATCCCTAACAAAACGTACTGATATAATATTGATATCTCGTTAATGGTGCGTTTGTCATTTTAAGCGGCGTTTTGTATAGAGAATATCTAATATGAATATACTTTTTATACATTTTAGAGTAAACTGTCAATTTATTCCCTGAATTATCACTTAACATTCGACTTTTCCggaattttttaattgaaaaattaagggTTTAAACTAATATTTTTGGCCGATTTCTCTACTGTTAGTTTTTAATAGATTTCATCCAAATGACATCACGTGACTCTACTTTGAGGACCAAAACATCACTTCGCTAGACCTTCAAACACAAAAGCTATAGAATCACACATATTTGCATAGGTTTACAGTATAAATCTGaaagttttcaattattttaaagaatgaagCGACCGAACTATCCTCACATGTTGGGCATATGCTTACATTTAACagaaatttgaatggaatgaatgaaaaattaaatcaGGGGCAAATTgcccaaaaaaattagtttaagtccttaatttttcaattaaaaagttTATGAGGAAATCGAAAGTTAAGTGAAATCGGCATGTTACTCTACATTTTAAAGGGGGATTTTTGATATAAAGTCACTA from Pyrus communis chromosome 9, drPyrComm1.1, whole genome shotgun sequence harbors:
- the LOC137745985 gene encoding inositol diphosphatase DSP3-like, whose translation is MKNDEYDDVLEPPINFSMVEDGIFRSGFPQPSNFPFLKSLNLRSIIYLCPEPYPEENLEFLRSQNIRLLQFGIEGKTEPSVSILKDTILEALKILIDGRNHPVLIHCKRGKHRTGCLVGCLRKFQNWCLSSVFEEYQRFAGVKSRPTDLRFIEGFDIMLLKQCLYSIIYQYQGYGSNKRRLLYREENLQKPQTMKV